A region from the Melioribacter roseus P3M-2 genome encodes:
- a CDS encoding MFS transporter — protein MRLSENIQKLKTNFKSSFWVANGMELFERLAYYGQATILSIFLRDHLKFTEVEAGQLSSIFGGLIYLLPIFAGAIADKTGFKKAFSFAFGVLAVGYFLIGATGMKTFSGLIPESLLFPFLTVILIFTALGGSFIKPSVLGTVALSTNEETKSLGYAIYYWLVNIGAAIGPLLAYLVRDYFGIEFVYLVSAISCAMMFFVTQFFYKNPVQNSDSQDLKTVFSNLIKVLTNLRFMSFLLIFGLYWVLFWQFFIIIPFYISDFISLDTPIELILSTGAWTIILFQIPVNRLTKKISTQTAIVIGFALATFTWLIWYFALPVTNGATINLFGGEVAASIPLIVFGIFLFSIGEQTQAPRFYEYIADLAPKGQEALFQGYAFLPIALAWGFGGTFGGWIYQLFTKEIDNPQMIFLVMSGIGLLATVLMLIYNKLTKSKG, from the coding sequence ATGAGATTATCCGAAAACATTCAAAAACTAAAAACGAATTTCAAATCTTCATTTTGGGTAGCCAACGGAATGGAGCTGTTCGAAAGACTGGCATATTACGGTCAGGCTACCATTTTAAGCATATTCCTGCGCGACCATCTCAAATTTACGGAAGTAGAAGCCGGACAGCTATCGTCGATATTCGGCGGACTGATTTACCTGCTGCCGATTTTTGCCGGCGCAATTGCAGATAAAACGGGATTCAAAAAAGCCTTTTCGTTCGCATTCGGAGTTCTTGCAGTCGGTTATTTTCTAATCGGCGCCACAGGAATGAAAACTTTTTCAGGTTTGATTCCCGAATCGCTCCTGTTTCCGTTCCTTACAGTCATATTGATTTTCACGGCGCTTGGAGGCTCGTTTATCAAGCCGAGCGTACTGGGCACCGTAGCGCTTTCGACCAACGAAGAAACAAAATCGCTCGGATACGCTATCTATTACTGGCTCGTCAATATCGGCGCAGCCATCGGTCCCCTTCTGGCTTATCTTGTAAGAGATTACTTCGGTATTGAGTTCGTCTATCTCGTCTCGGCTATCAGTTGCGCCATGATGTTTTTCGTAACGCAATTTTTTTATAAAAATCCGGTTCAAAATTCCGATTCTCAGGACTTAAAAACCGTATTCAGCAATTTGATAAAAGTGCTCACAAACTTACGATTTATGTCGTTTTTGCTGATATTCGGACTCTACTGGGTGCTTTTCTGGCAATTTTTTATAATAATCCCGTTTTATATTTCCGACTTTATTTCGCTCGACACACCGATAGAATTGATATTATCTACGGGCGCATGGACAATAATTTTATTTCAGATACCCGTAAATCGTCTAACAAAAAAGATATCGACTCAAACTGCAATTGTTATCGGTTTCGCGCTGGCGACTTTTACATGGTTAATCTGGTATTTTGCGCTGCCGGTTACAAACGGAGCTACGATTAATCTTTTCGGAGGCGAGGTAGCGGCGAGTATACCTTTAATCGTTTTCGGCATATTCCTCTTTTCGATTGGCGAACAGACACAGGCTCCTCGATTTTACGAATATATAGCCGACCTGGCGCCCAAAGGTCAGGAAGCGTTATTTCAGGGATATGCCTTTTTGCCGATTGCGCTGGCGTGGGGATTCGGCGGTACGTTCGGCGGATGGATCTATCAGCTTTTTACAAAAGAAATCGACAATCCTCAGATGATTTTTCTCGTCATGAGCGGAATAGGTTTACTGGCAACGGTGCTGATGCTAATATATAACAAATTAACAAAGTCTAAAGGATAG